Proteins co-encoded in one Sporosarcina sp. FSL K6-1522 genomic window:
- a CDS encoding helix-turn-helix transcriptional regulator: MTNQGFPEIKSMPDKISYLRKSEGMSTNDLAGVLRMPKYRIEGLESGMIKMEIEDVIRYCDYFALTYEPFLFDNFAKFKKALVADNEKLLKAIRCSS; encoded by the coding sequence ATGACTAATCAAGGGTTTCCAGAAATCAAAAGCATGCCAGATAAAATTAGCTACCTTCGCAAAAGCGAGGGGATGAGTACTAATGATCTAGCAGGGGTGTTGAGGATGCCGAAATACCGTATTGAAGGTTTAGAAAGTGGCATGATCAAAATGGAAATTGAAGATGTGATTCGGTATTGTGACTATTTCGCACTGACCTATGAACCGTTTTTGTTTGATAACTTTGCAAAGTTTAAAAAGGCGCTTGTGGCTGACAATGAAAAGTTGTTGAAGGCGATTAGGTGTAGCTCATGA
- a CDS encoding DNA cytosine methyltransferase: protein MQLDLFREIIVDNFAGGGGASTGIEMATGLSVDIAINHDPAAIEMHKLNHPDTEHYCESVWDVDPVKAVRGRKVGLAWFSPDCTHHSKAKGGKPVKQEIRGLAWIAIKWALAVKPRVIMLENVEEFQDWGPIKDGKPVKELKGKTFQSFVKTLEALGYQVEFKKLRACDYGAPTTRERLFMIARCDGKAITWPGPTHGDPQSLAVQSKRLKPWRTSSEIIDWSIGAPSIFDRKKPLVPNTLKRIERGLNKFVIEADNPFMVSDDIAAYLISYYTERTESEVRGLALDTPLHTITAGGNRFALVYAFLTKYYGQSTAQGLYEPLHTITTKDRFALTTCITNGKQITDIGLRMLQPHELFKGQGFPESYQHPGTKAEQIKRVGNSVPPPFADALVRANLPEMVSSKSRYKVAVGN, encoded by the coding sequence TTGCAACTAGATTTATTTCGTGAGATTATCGTCGACAACTTTGCGGGCGGGGGTGGAGCATCGACAGGAATTGAGATGGCAACAGGTTTATCAGTTGATATAGCCATTAATCATGACCCTGCTGCTATCGAGATGCACAAGTTGAATCATCCAGATACAGAGCATTATTGTGAGTCGGTTTGGGATGTGGACCCAGTAAAAGCGGTGAGAGGGCGCAAAGTGGGACTAGCTTGGTTTAGTCCCGATTGTACCCACCACTCAAAAGCTAAAGGCGGGAAGCCGGTTAAGCAGGAAATCAGAGGGCTCGCATGGATTGCGATCAAGTGGGCTTTAGCTGTTAAACCAAGGGTAATTATGCTTGAAAACGTCGAGGAATTTCAAGACTGGGGACCAATTAAGGATGGGAAGCCAGTCAAAGAACTAAAAGGAAAGACGTTTCAAAGTTTCGTGAAAACACTGGAAGCATTGGGCTACCAGGTTGAATTTAAAAAGTTGCGAGCTTGTGATTACGGAGCGCCTACGACTCGCGAGCGATTGTTCATGATTGCTAGATGCGACGGCAAGGCAATTACTTGGCCAGGACCAACGCACGGAGATCCACAGAGTTTAGCGGTGCAATCAAAAAGGTTGAAACCATGGCGTACATCTTCGGAAATTATCGATTGGAGCATTGGAGCACCTTCGATATTCGACAGAAAAAAACCGTTGGTACCAAACACATTAAAGCGCATTGAACGCGGATTGAATAAATTCGTAATTGAAGCTGATAACCCGTTTATGGTGAGTGACGATATAGCTGCTTATTTAATCAGCTATTACACAGAGCGGACTGAATCAGAAGTTAGAGGACTTGCGCTAGATACGCCGTTACACACGATAACAGCAGGTGGTAATCGATTCGCCTTGGTCTACGCATTCCTAACAAAATATTATGGTCAAAGTACAGCGCAGGGGTTATACGAGCCGTTGCACACGATAACGACTAAAGATCGTTTCGCTTTAACAACTTGTATTACTAACGGCAAACAAATAACTGACATCGGGCTACGCATGCTTCAACCACATGAACTATTCAAAGGGCAGGGATTCCCTGAAAGTTATCAGCACCCGGGGACGAAAGCAGAACAAATAAAGCGTGTGGGAAATAGCGTTCCTCCACCATTTGCAGATGCTTTAGTAAGAGCGAATTTACCGGAAATGGTTAGTAGTAAATCACGTTACAAAGTGGCTGTTGGCAATTAA
- a CDS encoding sigma-70 family RNA polymerase sigma factor: MLNWADELIQEYTVGRQDLKRRADQVDRDNPVEMQDLKQINSMIESMSFSLEWMTTGRQPGTYRGVDEKAVYQRRSYENIDLIPDIEMQLREESDINKKHLFMTREEKVIMADILASFSLRERQCYILHVAQGMSWSKIADELGVSKSMVQQSINRARKKIKSRIDAA; the protein is encoded by the coding sequence ATGTTGAATTGGGCGGATGAATTGATTCAGGAGTATACGGTGGGGCGACAGGATTTGAAGAGGCGTGCTGATCAAGTGGACAGGGATAACCCTGTTGAGATGCAAGACTTGAAGCAGATTAATAGCATGATTGAGAGTATGTCCTTTTCGCTTGAATGGATGACTACAGGAAGGCAGCCGGGTACTTATCGAGGGGTCGATGAAAAGGCAGTCTATCAGCGTAGGTCGTATGAGAATATCGATTTGATTCCGGATATTGAAATGCAGTTGAGAGAAGAAAGTGACATCAATAAAAAGCATCTGTTCATGACGAGAGAAGAAAAGGTTATTATGGCGGATATTCTTGCATCTTTCTCGTTGAGAGAAAGGCAATGCTACATTCTTCATGTTGCCCAAGGAATGAGTTGGTCAAAGATTGCAGATGAATTAGGCGTCAGTAAAAGCATGGTGCAACAGTCTATAAACAGGGCTAGAAAGAAAATTAAGAGTAGAATTGATGCGGCATGA
- a CDS encoding terminase small subunit, producing the protein MKLSAKQEMFCKEYMIDLNATQAAIRAGYSERTAYSQGQRLLKHVEVLARVKELKDKRADELELDAYWVLKRLKDISDRSMQAEPVMEYDHGSQELVETGEYQFDSTGANKATELIGKHIGMFDPKLQLQMRMMEAQVEKVKVETKKLQESNKDIEPPKIIVVDKWSAKK; encoded by the coding sequence GTGAAACTAAGTGCGAAACAGGAGATGTTCTGCAAGGAGTACATGATTGACTTGAACGCTACACAAGCCGCTATTAGAGCGGGATATAGTGAGAGAACGGCATATTCGCAAGGGCAACGATTGTTGAAACATGTTGAAGTCCTCGCACGTGTGAAGGAATTGAAGGATAAACGAGCCGATGAATTAGAGTTGGATGCTTATTGGGTGCTCAAACGGTTGAAGGATATATCCGATAGATCCATGCAAGCTGAACCGGTTATGGAATACGACCACGGTTCACAAGAATTGGTTGAAACAGGTGAATATCAGTTTGATAGTACAGGAGCGAATAAAGCAACTGAACTAATAGGTAAGCACATCGGTATGTTCGACCCTAAATTACAGTTGCAAATGCGTATGATGGAAGCGCAGGTCGAAAAAGTTAAAGTAGAAACGAAGAAGTTGCAAGAGAGCAATAAAGATATTGAACCACCTAAGATTATCGTCGTTGACAAATGGAGTGCTAAGAAATGA
- a CDS encoding DUF6877 family protein: MTALEQINALAGQLPAWVLQDIRIRIGDWMTGGGGPDDDYIHQQLRFAKNVIRSERHGAATHDI, from the coding sequence ATGACGGCGCTAGAACAAATCAACGCTCTTGCCGGTCAACTTCCGGCTTGGGTGTTGCAAGATATTCGTATACGCATTGGTGACTGGATGACAGGCGGCGGTGGTCCTGATGACGACTATATTCACCAACAGTTGAGATTCGCCAAAAACGTGATAAGAAGTGAACGACATGGTGCAGCAACTCACGATATTTGA
- a CDS encoding PBSX family phage terminase large subunit, with protein MTEPTIDIQQNVNPHFESVWTTDKPYNILRGGRNSFKSSVIALQLVNMMLGYLAEGEKGNVVVIRKVGNTIRDSVFLKIQWALGKFGMAGQFKSTVAPFKITHISTGSTFYFYGSDDFAKLKSNDIGNIIAVWYEEAAEFGSPEEFDQTNVTFMRQKHDLSDFVRFFWSYNPPRNPYHWINEWSDGMVGEDDYLVHHSSYMDDELGFVTEQMLADIERIKKNDFDYYRYIYLGEPVGLGNNVFNINLFKELKGLPEDDRVIALYYSIDGGHAQSATTYGCFGLTAKGKVILLNLYYYSPAGKVNKKAPSALAKDLNDFITKTSTQERFKGARIMKRTIDSAEAALRNQYFADYGQHLVPVAKKKKVDMFDYVHSLLADGRFYYLKDPYPIGMPFTDSTEVFIEEHKKFSWDEKTLHSDNPRVIEEDDHSVDMFVYLCLSNARDFRLKV; from the coding sequence ATGACAGAGCCTACAATCGACATTCAACAGAACGTGAATCCACATTTCGAGTCAGTATGGACAACTGACAAGCCGTATAATATCTTGCGTGGTGGCCGTAACTCGTTTAAGTCGTCTGTGATAGCTTTACAGCTTGTTAACATGATGTTGGGGTATTTGGCTGAGGGCGAGAAAGGGAACGTTGTGGTAATCCGTAAAGTCGGTAATACGATAAGGGATTCAGTCTTCTTGAAGATACAATGGGCCTTGGGCAAGTTCGGTATGGCTGGACAATTTAAGTCTACAGTTGCTCCATTTAAGATTACTCACATTTCTACTGGATCCACCTTCTACTTCTATGGTTCAGATGACTTTGCAAAGCTGAAATCAAACGACATTGGTAATATCATTGCTGTCTGGTACGAGGAAGCCGCAGAGTTCGGCAGTCCAGAAGAGTTCGACCAAACGAACGTTACTTTCATGCGGCAGAAACACGATTTATCCGACTTTGTGCGGTTCTTCTGGTCATACAACCCACCACGTAACCCGTACCATTGGATAAATGAATGGTCAGACGGAATGGTTGGTGAAGATGACTATCTGGTGCATCATTCGAGCTATATGGATGATGAATTAGGGTTCGTCACTGAACAGATGCTGGCAGACATTGAACGGATAAAGAAGAATGACTTCGACTATTACCGTTACATCTATCTGGGTGAGCCTGTAGGACTCGGAAACAACGTATTCAACATAAACCTATTCAAAGAGTTAAAAGGGCTACCAGAGGACGACAGAGTGATTGCGTTGTATTACTCAATCGATGGTGGTCACGCTCAATCAGCTACAACATATGGGTGCTTTGGGTTAACAGCTAAAGGTAAGGTTATATTGCTGAATTTGTATTACTACAGTCCGGCGGGCAAGGTGAACAAAAAGGCGCCAAGTGCTTTAGCGAAGGATTTGAACGATTTCATAACCAAGACATCGACACAAGAACGATTTAAGGGTGCTAGAATCATGAAACGGACGATTGATAGCGCAGAAGCTGCATTGCGGAATCAATACTTTGCTGACTACGGACAGCATCTGGTGCCAGTAGCTAAGAAAAAGAAAGTGGATATGTTTGATTACGTTCACAGCTTGTTAGCTGATGGGCGTTTTTATTATTTAAAGGACCCATATCCGATTGGAATGCCATTTACAGATAGCACAGAGGTATTCATTGAAGAACATAAGAAGTTTAGTTGGGATGAGAAGACGCTGCATAGCGATAATCCACGTGTAATTGAAGAGGATGACCATTCAGTCGACATGTTCGTTTATCTGTGTCTGAGCAACGCAAGAGACTTCAGGTTAAAGGTCTAG
- a CDS encoding DUF3954 domain-containing protein, producing MERTAQIKLDENAVYRVKDGQIEKVDKPGNGFGKQIITWQDDKPLFYEISYTKR from the coding sequence GTGGAAAGAACAGCACAGATTAAACTAGATGAAAATGCGGTGTACCGAGTGAAGGATGGGCAAATAGAAAAGGTGGACAAGCCTGGTAACGGATTTGGAAAGCAGATTATTACGTGGCAGGATGATAAGCCTTTGTTTTATGAGATTAGTTATACGAAGAGATAG
- a CDS encoding phage portal protein codes for MSGQTLKSINDHPKINIDPAELARIESSFSIYKGDYDQVKYINSAGHQKERDYQSINMMKLSSSLLSGLVFNEQCEIVVSDADEEKGTTNTYKSADDFIQHVFEHNDFKKNLAKYLEPMYATGGLTVRPYVDMNSGQVEFSWALANAFYPLRNNSNGISEGVMKSVTMKMVGGKAVYYTLLEFHEWQEGNYVITNELYKSDNKAEIGKLVPLSDLYDGLQEETVIVGLTRTLFNYVTPNGFNNINPHSTLGLGIADNSKSTLRKINDTYDQFWWEIKMGQRTVFVSDFMLQTMPSEDGMPPIQVFDADTNVYKSMRMAQDEEMVKDVTSDIRTEQYVAAINQSLRTLEMELKLSVGTFSFDGRSMKTATEIVSENDLTFRTRNDHVNEVEKFIKGLIVSVLELAKATTWNGKKLFDGDIPTFEHIGVDFDDGVFQDRSALLRFYSQAKAFGLIPTVEVIQRVFKVPKKTAEEWLEVIQSEQVEMDPMAMNYRNEKKEFGEEE; via the coding sequence TTGTCAGGGCAAACGCTAAAATCTATTAATGACCATCCGAAAATCAATATAGATCCTGCTGAATTGGCTAGGATTGAATCAAGTTTCAGCATCTATAAAGGCGATTACGACCAAGTGAAATATATCAACTCGGCTGGACACCAGAAAGAACGAGATTATCAGAGCATCAACATGATGAAATTGAGTTCGAGTCTACTGTCGGGCCTTGTGTTCAATGAGCAGTGTGAAATCGTTGTGTCAGATGCTGATGAAGAAAAAGGGACGACGAACACCTACAAATCAGCTGATGACTTCATTCAACACGTATTTGAGCATAACGACTTTAAGAAGAATCTAGCGAAGTACCTTGAGCCGATGTACGCAACTGGCGGATTGACTGTTAGGCCTTACGTTGACATGAACAGCGGGCAAGTAGAGTTCTCATGGGCCTTGGCAAATGCGTTCTATCCCCTCAGAAACAACAGCAATGGAATATCAGAAGGTGTCATGAAGTCGGTAACGATGAAGATGGTAGGCGGCAAGGCTGTCTATTACACGCTGCTAGAGTTTCATGAATGGCAGGAAGGCAATTACGTCATTACTAATGAGTTATACAAGTCCGATAACAAAGCCGAAATCGGTAAACTAGTGCCATTGAGTGATTTGTATGACGGATTGCAAGAAGAAACGGTAATCGTAGGACTGACCAGAACATTGTTTAACTATGTCACACCAAACGGATTCAACAACATCAATCCTCACAGTACGCTAGGTCTAGGGATTGCTGACAACTCCAAATCGACACTCAGAAAGATTAATGACACGTATGACCAGTTCTGGTGGGAAATCAAGATGGGGCAGCGGACAGTGTTTGTGAGTGACTTCATGCTGCAGACGATGCCGTCAGAGGATGGTATGCCACCTATACAGGTGTTTGATGCAGATACCAACGTTTACAAGTCAATGCGTATGGCGCAGGACGAGGAAATGGTCAAGGATGTTACGAGTGATATTCGGACAGAGCAGTATGTTGCAGCTATCAACCAGTCATTGAGGACATTGGAGATGGAATTGAAGCTGTCAGTCGGCACATTTTCATTTGATGGGCGTTCGATGAAAACAGCTACCGAGATTGTGAGCGAGAACGATTTAACGTTCAGGACTCGTAACGACCATGTGAATGAGGTCGAGAAGTTCATCAAAGGTTTAATCGTGTCGGTCTTGGAATTGGCCAAAGCTACTACTTGGAATGGCAAGAAGCTATTTGATGGCGATATACCAACGTTTGAGCATATCGGCGTTGATTTCGATGACGGCGTGTTCCAAGATCGTTCGGCGTTGCTTAGGTTTTATAGCCAAGCCAAAGCGTTCGGACTGATACCAACAGTTGAGGTCATCCAGCGTGTGTTTAAGGTTCCTAAGAAGACCGCTGAGGAATGGTTGGAGGTAATCCAATCAGAGCAAGTGGAGATGGACCCGATGGCTATGAATTACCGAAACGAGAAAAAAGAATTTGGTGAGGAGGAGTGA
- a CDS encoding phage minor capsid protein, with protein MTITPTQLDLWSGNMSELYQSLEGEIIRIIIERLKNGHEDITYWQAEKLSELRLFNADVVALLASVTRVAEPEIKKMFKEAGKGIVQDIDKVMPQPAKPMPNNLDSVMRAYHNQAWSEINNYVNQTLVTTHYGVGTAQRAYTNVLNETSAAFNTGLYTFEQSVERAIANLAQKGIQSTFVDKGGNTWNLENYTRTVMKSTLNNTYNELRKERMSEYGVHTVIVPSIVGSADRCKLIQGNVVDLRQPNDISMDSEYKSIYDPVWAADYGLPGGHLGINCRHLHVPFIPGVNTNNQPKVDPELNERVAKARDTQRRIEREIVKYKKNLMVAEELKSGNAAHWKMMVGRRQAAMRKHLEDNGEYLRRNYKREKVYTPLDTLLKDFSYDN; from the coding sequence ATGACTATCACACCAACCCAATTAGATTTATGGTCAGGTAACATGTCGGAACTTTATCAATCGCTCGAAGGTGAAATCATTCGCATCATCATTGAACGTCTGAAAAATGGACATGAAGATATAACCTACTGGCAGGCGGAAAAGTTATCGGAGTTAAGATTATTTAACGCTGATGTTGTGGCGCTTCTTGCTAGTGTTACACGGGTGGCGGAACCAGAAATCAAAAAGATGTTCAAAGAAGCGGGCAAGGGGATTGTGCAGGATATTGACAAAGTTATGCCGCAACCGGCGAAACCGATGCCGAACAACCTAGATAGCGTTATGAGGGCGTACCACAACCAAGCGTGGAGCGAGATAAACAACTATGTGAATCAAACTCTGGTAACTACTCATTACGGAGTGGGGACGGCGCAGAGGGCTTATACCAATGTGCTTAATGAAACATCTGCCGCATTCAACACCGGGCTATACACTTTTGAGCAGTCGGTCGAGCGTGCTATCGCTAATTTAGCGCAAAAGGGCATCCAGTCTACTTTCGTGGATAAAGGCGGCAACACATGGAATCTTGAAAACTATACACGAACAGTTATGAAGTCAACGCTCAACAACACGTATAACGAGTTACGCAAAGAGCGCATGAGTGAGTATGGCGTTCATACGGTCATCGTGCCCAGTATTGTTGGTTCGGCTGACCGTTGTAAGTTGATACAAGGTAACGTGGTTGATTTGCGGCAACCTAACGATATTTCGATGGATAGCGAATACAAATCTATTTATGACCCCGTGTGGGCTGCCGATTATGGTTTGCCGGGCGGTCATTTAGGGATTAATTGCAGGCATTTACACGTGCCCTTTATTCCGGGTGTCAACACGAACAATCAACCGAAGGTCGACCCTGAACTTAACGAACGGGTGGCAAAGGCGAGGGATACACAGCGTCGTATCGAACGTGAGATAGTCAAATACAAAAAGAATCTCATGGTTGCTGAAGAATTGAAAAGTGGCAACGCGGCGCATTGGAAGATGATGGTCGGGCGTAGGCAGGCGGCTATGAGAAAGCACTTGGAGGACAACGGTGAGTATCTAAGGCGGAATTATAAGCGCGAGAAGGTATATACCCCGTTAGATACGTTGTTGAAAGACTTTTCTTATGATAATTGA